One Roseomonas gilardii subsp. gilardii genomic region harbors:
- a CDS encoding DedA family protein, whose product MAEFWADWGALAYVAAACWAFFEGETFVLLASAAGRATGLIDPWILMFSVWGGSFLGDQLWFTLGQRYGAKAVRKIPGAERRLTQAMGILERYGALFVLTFRFAYGIRNVAAAACGVAGMPRLRFMLLNFVAAGIWAGAFVGAGWYAVAWLGEKNTFYALGAIGFGAILFLVVKLIRQRRNRALVAAE is encoded by the coding sequence GTGGCTGAATTCTGGGCGGACTGGGGCGCGCTGGCCTATGTAGCGGCGGCCTGCTGGGCCTTCTTCGAAGGCGAAACCTTCGTGCTCCTTGCCTCCGCAGCCGGACGGGCCACAGGGCTGATCGATCCCTGGATCCTGATGTTCTCGGTCTGGGGCGGTTCCTTCCTGGGCGACCAGCTCTGGTTCACGCTGGGCCAGCGCTATGGCGCCAAGGCCGTGCGCAAGATCCCCGGCGCCGAGCGGCGCCTGACCCAGGCGATGGGCATTCTGGAACGCTATGGCGCGCTGTTCGTCCTGACCTTCCGTTTCGCCTATGGCATCCGCAACGTCGCTGCCGCTGCCTGCGGTGTGGCGGGGATGCCGCGCCTGCGCTTCATGCTGCTGAACTTCGTGGCCGCCGGGATCTGGGCCGGCGCCTTCGTGGGCGCGGGCTGGTATGCCGTGGCTTGGCTGGGCGAGAAGAACACCTTCTATGCCCTGGGGGCGATCGGCTTCGGGGCCATTCTCTTCCTGGTGGTGAAGCTGATCCGCCAGCGCCGCAACCGCGCCCTGGTCGCAGCCGAATAA
- a CDS encoding GlcG/HbpS family heme-binding protein yields MANPPTGFDHGVTLEATQTILRETLAEGRRLGLAPLTVVVLDQAAQLKGMLREDGCSLLRPGIAQGKANAALALGFGGRELARRAQNMPAFMNALSDLTGGSAVPVPGGVLLRDAAGRILGAVGVSGDLSDKDEAAAVAGIKAAGLVPDTGD; encoded by the coding sequence ATGGCCAATCCCCCGACCGGCTTCGATCACGGCGTCACGCTGGAAGCCACGCAGACGATCCTGCGCGAAACGCTGGCGGAAGGCCGCCGCCTCGGCCTCGCGCCCCTGACCGTCGTGGTTCTGGACCAGGCGGCGCAGCTCAAGGGCATGCTGCGCGAGGATGGCTGCAGCCTGCTCCGCCCCGGCATCGCCCAGGGCAAGGCCAATGCGGCGCTGGCGCTCGGCTTCGGTGGGCGCGAGCTGGCCCGGCGGGCGCAGAACATGCCGGCCTTCATGAACGCCCTATCCGACCTTACCGGCGGCTCCGCGGTGCCGGTGCCGGGCGGCGTGCTGCTGCGGGATGCCGCCGGCAGGATCCTGGGCGCTGTCGGCGTGTCCGGCGACCTGTCCGATAAGGACGAGGCCGCTGCCGTGGCTGGGATCAAGGCCGCCGGCCTGGTGCCCGATACGGGAGACTGA
- a CDS encoding prephenate dehydrogenase/arogenate dehydrogenase family protein: MTPSLPPAHAEEPSLPGLGLIGAGAFGSFCLPHLRPFFRIHLADPRPDLTELAARHGVRAVSLAEAAAQPFVLLAVPVAQVAAAGAAIAPHLRPGALVVDVCSLKLEPLRLLQEVLPGSVDLVGTHPLFGPNSGRGGIAGLRITVCPGRGRRHRLVARFLERALALTVIRSTAEAHDREMAQVQGLTHLVARLVDSLALPRPSQTTPSFEQLMRAVEAVRDDSEALFRAITQENPFVAPLTARFFAAACEMQARMMPTTASLPLSGMREEPMEDAA, from the coding sequence ATGACCCCCTCCCTTCCCCCCGCTCATGCGGAAGAACCGTCCCTGCCCGGCCTCGGCCTGATCGGCGCGGGCGCCTTCGGCAGCTTCTGCCTGCCGCATCTGCGTCCCTTCTTCCGCATCCATCTCGCCGATCCGCGGCCCGACCTGACGGAACTCGCCGCCCGCCACGGGGTCCGTGCCGTCAGCCTGGCGGAGGCCGCGGCTCAGCCTTTCGTGCTGCTCGCCGTGCCGGTGGCCCAGGTCGCGGCGGCGGGCGCCGCCATCGCCCCGCATCTGCGCCCCGGCGCACTGGTGGTGGATGTCTGCTCCCTGAAGCTGGAGCCGCTGCGCCTGTTGCAGGAGGTGCTGCCCGGCTCGGTCGATCTGGTCGGCACCCATCCGCTTTTCGGGCCGAACAGCGGGCGCGGCGGGATCGCCGGGCTGCGCATCACCGTCTGCCCGGGGCGCGGGCGCCGGCACAGGCTGGTGGCACGCTTCCTGGAACGCGCCCTCGCCCTCACCGTGATCCGCTCCACCGCCGAGGCGCATGACCGGGAGATGGCACAGGTGCAGGGGCTGACCCATCTGGTCGCCCGGCTCGTGGACAGCCTCGCCCTGCCGCGCCCCAGCCAGACCACGCCGAGCTTCGAGCAGTTGATGCGGGCGGTGGAGGCGGTGCGGGACGATTCCGAGGCCCTGTTCCGGGCGATCACCCAGGAGAACCCCTTCGTCGCGCCGCTGACGGCCCGCTTCTTCGCCGCGGCGTGCGAGATGCAGGCACGGATGATGCCCACCACGGCATCCCTGCCTCTCTCCGGCATGAGGGAAGAGCCGATGGAGGATGCCGCCTGA
- a CDS encoding translocation/assembly module TamB domain-containing protein, with protein sequence MGDAKALGELLPAGIGWGALELDGTVTGTQQDPSVDAKLVMHDPRLPEPAPGLLGKEPVLTLRGGLKRIDHLELTGAGLSATASGSYQDPLDLTAQIRLANAEATGQPVRGRMQADLHVGGTLAAPTVQAKVNSPELIAKGHKLENLRLDADLARLSPPTGSAKLSGRLDGQPLSLDAASELNDQVLRIERLAAALGPLRLDGGGRLDIAKLLFDGQVKLEARDLAPLSGIAGMPLAGGLNLEARGMPDSRGVQAVNADLRLNRLTAQGTPVDGTVRAEGALDALNLQAQIAAMDARLNARARIDAVSADRTVNLAALDVTRGQLGLRLTAPATVTLRQDGGIRIGDMALAARPGGTLRLGGQWGPQQADLRATVANLPVAIANLFVPDPRLAGMVNADLRVTGATATPNIDGEVRATGLRADAPYAAGLPPANLTVNAKMRGQAIEAVANLVAGSAARMTLEARLPQGATGNAPVQASLRGNANLGTITAPLLAAGANRATGQLTIDARAAGTVSAPQLSGGATLSNGSFRNLEYGAALRNIAARITAQGDRIVLESLTASGTKGTLSARGEARPFAPGQPLRIALTSQGLQPVTSDLFTGLFNTDLLLDGGLASGLRASGRIEIPEATLGIPTGLPGSVADLGHVREIGRGAPAPASPGAGRGTATPAAARQPDPQAAPIALDINVVIPGRFYVRGRGLDAEMEGNLKVGGTASAPNINGSLDMVRGTFTLIDRRLSFSRGNLAFHGGVMPDLDFLATSTVQSTTINVAISGKPTEPKVEFTSSPELPQDEVLARLLFARSTSQLSPFQIAQIAQALAGATGALGSDSDGGFFGRIAKRLGLDRLGVDSTSSGSWASRPAAMWRTASM encoded by the coding sequence ATGGGCGATGCGAAGGCGCTGGGCGAGCTGCTGCCGGCCGGCATCGGCTGGGGCGCGCTGGAACTGGACGGCACCGTCACCGGCACGCAGCAGGACCCGTCCGTGGACGCGAAGCTGGTGATGCACGACCCGCGCCTGCCGGAGCCCGCCCCTGGCTTGCTGGGCAAGGAGCCCGTGCTGACCCTGCGCGGTGGCCTGAAGCGGATCGATCATCTGGAACTGACCGGGGCGGGGCTGAGCGCCACCGCCTCGGGCTCCTACCAGGACCCGCTGGACCTGACGGCGCAGATCCGCCTCGCCAATGCCGAGGCCACGGGGCAGCCGGTGCGCGGACGGATGCAGGCCGATCTGCATGTCGGCGGCACGCTCGCCGCCCCCACCGTGCAGGCGAAGGTGAACAGCCCCGAGCTGATCGCGAAGGGCCACAAGCTGGAGAACCTCCGGCTCGACGCCGATCTCGCCCGGCTCTCGCCCCCCACCGGCTCGGCGAAGCTGAGCGGCCGGCTGGACGGGCAGCCGCTGAGCCTCGACGCGGCCTCCGAGCTGAACGATCAGGTCCTGCGCATCGAGCGCCTCGCCGCCGCCCTCGGCCCGCTGCGGCTGGATGGCGGCGGCCGCCTCGACATCGCGAAGCTGCTCTTCGACGGGCAGGTGAAGCTGGAGGCCCGCGACCTCGCGCCGCTTTCCGGCATCGCCGGCATGCCACTCGCCGGCGGGCTGAACCTGGAGGCCCGGGGCATGCCGGACAGCCGGGGCGTGCAGGCGGTGAATGCCGATCTGCGCCTGAACCGCCTGACCGCGCAGGGCACGCCGGTCGATGGCACGGTCAGGGCCGAGGGCGCGCTCGACGCGCTGAACCTCCAGGCCCAGATCGCCGCCATGGACGCCCGGCTCAACGCCCGCGCGAGGATCGACGCGGTGAGCGCGGACCGCACGGTGAACCTCGCCGCGCTGGACGTGACCCGTGGGCAGCTCGGCCTCCGCCTCACCGCCCCCGCCACGGTGACGCTGCGGCAGGATGGCGGCATCCGCATCGGCGACATGGCGCTGGCCGCCCGGCCGGGCGGCACGCTGCGGCTGGGTGGGCAGTGGGGGCCGCAGCAGGCCGACCTGCGCGCCACCGTCGCGAACCTGCCAGTGGCCATCGCCAACCTCTTCGTGCCCGATCCGCGCCTCGCCGGCATGGTGAATGCCGATCTCCGCGTCACCGGCGCCACCGCCACGCCGAACATCGATGGCGAGGTGCGCGCCACGGGCCTCCGGGCGGATGCGCCCTATGCCGCCGGCCTGCCGCCCGCCAACCTGACGGTGAACGCGAAGATGCGCGGCCAGGCGATCGAGGCGGTGGCCAATCTGGTCGCCGGCAGCGCCGCCCGGATGACGCTGGAGGCGCGCCTGCCGCAGGGGGCGACCGGGAATGCGCCGGTCCAGGCCAGCCTGCGCGGCAACGCCAATCTCGGCACGATCACGGCGCCGCTGCTGGCGGCGGGCGCCAACCGGGCGACCGGGCAGCTCACCATCGATGCCCGCGCCGCCGGCACGGTCTCCGCCCCGCAGCTCAGCGGTGGGGCGACGCTGAGCAACGGCAGCTTCCGCAACCTCGAATACGGGGCGGCGCTGCGCAACATCGCGGCGCGCATCACGGCGCAGGGCGACCGCATCGTACTGGAAAGCCTGACCGCCAGCGGCACCAAAGGCACGCTGAGCGCCCGGGGCGAGGCGCGGCCCTTCGCGCCGGGCCAGCCACTGCGCATCGCCCTGACCAGTCAGGGTTTGCAGCCGGTGACGAGCGATCTCTTCACCGGGCTGTTCAACACCGACCTGCTGCTGGATGGCGGGCTGGCCTCCGGCCTGCGCGCCTCGGGGCGCATCGAGATCCCCGAGGCCACGCTTGGCATTCCCACCGGCCTGCCCGGCAGCGTGGCGGATCTGGGCCATGTGCGGGAGATCGGGCGCGGCGCCCCGGCGCCCGCATCCCCCGGAGCAGGGCGCGGCACCGCCACCCCGGCCGCCGCGCGCCAGCCCGATCCGCAGGCGGCGCCGATCGCGCTCGACATCAATGTGGTGATCCCCGGCCGCTTCTATGTGCGCGGCCGCGGGCTGGATGCGGAGATGGAGGGCAACCTCAAGGTCGGCGGCACCGCCTCGGCGCCGAACATCAATGGCTCGCTCGACATGGTGCGCGGCACCTTCACGCTGATCGACCGGCGGCTGAGCTTCTCGCGCGGCAACCTCGCCTTCCATGGCGGGGTGATGCCGGATCTGGACTTCCTGGCCACCAGCACGGTCCAGTCCACCACCATCAATGTCGCCATCTCGGGCAAGCCGACCGAGCCGAAGGTGGAGTTCACCTCCTCCCCCGAACTGCCGCAGGACGAGGTGCTGGCGCGGCTGCTCTTCGCCCGCTCGACCAGTCAGCTTTCACCCTTCCAGATCGCCCAGATCGCCCAGGCCCTGGCGGGTGCGACCGGGGCGCTGGGCAGTGATTCCGATGGCGGCTTCTTCGGCCGCATCGCGAAGCGGCTGGGCCTGGACCGGCTCGGCGTGGATTCCACATCGTCTGGGAGCTGGGCGTCAAGGCCGGCGGCTATGTGGCGGACGGCGTCTATGTGA
- a CDS encoding DUF6538 domain-containing protein yields MAKVPGYLEQRRQSWEAVVDVPPALREAVGRKRLRKGLGTRDKAVAKARLPRALLELHRTIEEARKAHPKTDPLTAEAMALREQREMVKAGRWAVTSTHEVWDPDAGAVVEVEADDAEHLITDAIQARSEELRKQEGPERAA; encoded by the coding sequence ATGGCGAAAGTCCCTGGCTATCTGGAGCAACGGCGGCAGAGCTGGGAAGCCGTGGTGGACGTGCCCCCTGCCCTTCGTGAGGCAGTTGGACGCAAGCGGTTGCGGAAGGGTCTCGGCACCAGAGACAAGGCTGTGGCCAAGGCACGTCTCCCCAGGGCCCTCCTGGAACTCCACAGGACCATCGAAGAGGCCCGTAAAGCTCACCCGAAGACGGACCCTCTAACGGCCGAGGCGATGGCCCTGAGAGAGCAACGGGAGATGGTGAAGGCCGGTCGGTGGGCTGTCACCTCAACACACGAGGTATGGGACCCTGATGCCGGTGCGGTGGTGGAGGTGGAGGCCGATGATGCCGAACACCTCATCACGGACGCCATCCAGGCCCGTTCCGAGGAACTCCGGAAGCAGGAGGGGCCAGAGAGGGCAGCCTGA
- a CDS encoding amidohydrolase, translated as MNPELVETLTGWRRHLHANPAPTLDEGPTATYVAARLRELGVTEIAEGIGGHGLVATLRRGGGNRSVGLRADMDALPIQEAATGLPWASTRPGVMHACGHDGHTVALLGAAALLLEDRSWSGTVHLVFQPAEEGGGGARSMVADGLFERFPMDRIFGWHNWPGLPVGTIAVHDSAVMAAGRRFKIVIRGHAGHAALPHLTRDPILAAGHAITAAQSIVARSVDPMKTAVCSLTTIHGGEATNQIAAEVVLDGTIRFIDDEVGALMIERLKAIAAGLEAGFGVQAEVRVLAGVDATVNHPAERELAAGAAAAVAPLRRDMAPAMTGEDFSAFLQKVPGAFVWIGNGPAEGGRELHNPHYDFDDRVLPVASSYLAEAARRALSAKG; from the coding sequence ATGAACCCGGAACTCGTTGAGACCCTGACCGGCTGGCGCCGCCATCTGCACGCCAACCCTGCCCCTACCCTGGATGAGGGCCCCACGGCGACCTATGTGGCCGCACGTCTGCGCGAGCTTGGCGTGACCGAGATCGCCGAGGGCATCGGCGGCCATGGGCTGGTCGCCACTCTGCGGCGCGGCGGCGGCAACCGCTCGGTCGGCCTGCGCGCCGACATGGACGCGCTGCCGATCCAGGAGGCGGCGACCGGGCTGCCCTGGGCCTCGACGCGGCCGGGCGTGATGCATGCCTGCGGTCATGACGGCCATACGGTGGCGCTGCTCGGGGCGGCGGCTCTGCTGCTGGAGGACAGGAGCTGGTCGGGCACGGTCCATCTGGTCTTCCAGCCCGCCGAGGAGGGCGGGGGTGGGGCCCGCTCCATGGTGGCGGACGGTCTCTTCGAGCGTTTCCCCATGGACCGGATCTTCGGCTGGCACAACTGGCCGGGCCTGCCGGTGGGCACCATTGCCGTTCATGACAGCGCGGTGATGGCGGCCGGGCGGCGCTTCAAGATCGTCATCCGGGGCCATGCCGGGCATGCCGCCCTGCCGCACCTGACGCGTGACCCGATCCTCGCGGCCGGCCATGCCATCACCGCCGCGCAGTCCATCGTCGCCCGTTCGGTGGACCCGATGAAGACGGCGGTGTGCAGCCTGACCACGATCCATGGCGGCGAGGCCACGAACCAGATCGCGGCGGAGGTGGTGCTGGACGGCACGATCCGCTTCATCGACGACGAGGTCGGCGCGCTGATGATCGAGCGCCTGAAGGCCATCGCCGCCGGGCTGGAAGCGGGCTTCGGCGTGCAGGCCGAGGTACGGGTGCTGGCCGGGGTGGATGCCACGGTCAATCATCCGGCGGAGCGCGAACTGGCTGCCGGGGCCGCCGCCGCCGTGGCCCCCCTGCGCCGCGACATGGCGCCGGCGATGACCGGAGAGGATTTCAGCGCCTTCCTGCAGAAGGTGCCGGGGGCCTTCGTCTGGATCGGCAACGGCCCCGCCG
- a CDS encoding aldo/keto reductase, whose protein sequence is MKYRQLGRSGLTVSAVCLGGNSWGAAGRRAWGAFDEEGSKPFFRTALDAGINFFDTADVYNLGESERIIGTTLLRFAKREEVVVSTKIGNAMSDRPNGTGVGRKHLREAIDASLRRLGTDYVDLLEIHRLDAVTPIEEVMEALNDMVRAGKVLYIGGSTMPAWRFAQMCAVAQYRGWAKPVAMQNLYNLVQREEEREMIPLCLEQGVGLVPYSPLARGFLGGNRSRAGAESQRAKTDKIADGLFRESDFAVLDAVTAIAAARGVKPMQVSLAWLLSKPVMAAPIFGVSDPAQIADAAAATDITLTPEEIASLEAPYAPRATA, encoded by the coding sequence ATGAAGTACAGACAGCTCGGCCGCAGCGGCCTCACCGTCTCGGCGGTCTGCCTGGGGGGCAATTCCTGGGGTGCCGCCGGCCGGCGAGCCTGGGGCGCCTTCGACGAGGAGGGCTCGAAGCCCTTCTTCCGCACCGCGCTCGATGCCGGAATCAATTTCTTCGACACGGCCGATGTCTACAACCTGGGCGAGAGCGAGCGGATCATCGGCACCACCCTGCTGCGCTTCGCGAAGCGCGAGGAGGTGGTGGTTTCCACCAAGATCGGCAACGCGATGAGCGACCGGCCCAATGGCACGGGCGTGGGCCGCAAGCACCTGCGAGAGGCCATCGACGCCTCGCTGAGGCGGCTCGGCACGGATTACGTGGACCTGCTGGAAATCCACCGGCTGGACGCCGTCACCCCGATCGAGGAGGTGATGGAGGCGCTGAACGACATGGTGCGCGCCGGTAAGGTCCTGTACATCGGCGGCTCCACCATGCCGGCCTGGCGCTTCGCCCAGATGTGCGCCGTGGCGCAATACCGCGGCTGGGCGAAGCCGGTGGCGATGCAGAACCTCTACAACCTCGTGCAGCGGGAGGAAGAGCGGGAGATGATCCCCCTCTGCCTGGAACAGGGCGTCGGCCTGGTCCCATACTCGCCCCTGGCACGCGGCTTCCTGGGCGGCAACCGGAGCCGTGCGGGGGCGGAAAGCCAACGCGCGAAGACGGACAAGATCGCTGACGGCCTCTTCCGGGAAAGCGACTTCGCCGTGCTGGACGCGGTGACGGCCATCGCGGCGGCGCGCGGGGTGAAGCCGATGCAGGTCTCACTGGCCTGGCTGCTGAGCAAGCCGGTGATGGCCGCGCCGATCTTCGGTGTCTCCGATCCGGCGCAGATCGCCGATGCGGCGGCCGCGACGGACATCACCCTGACGCCGGAGGAAATCGCCTCCCTGGAGGCGCCCTACGCGCCGCGCGCCACCGCCTGA
- a CDS encoding IS3 family transposase (programmed frameshift): MSKTTNKFAPEVRERAVRMVLDHEGDHPSRWAAITSIAEKFGCSGHTLLEWVKKAEVNSGKRAGVPTDVADKLKALERENRELRQANEILRKASAYFCPGGARPPVQAMIAFIDEYRGDYGVEPICRVLPIAPSTYHEHLAQRRDPSRLSSRAQRDRALKPEVMRVFTENFGVYGVRKVWRQMRREGFDIARCTVERLMRELGLQGVIRGKPVRTTMSDKAAPCPLDQVNRQFHAPAPNMLWVSDFTYVATWSGFVYVAFVIDVYARYIVGWRVSRTAHASFVLDALEQAIHDRRPVRRGGLIHHSDRGSQYVSIKYTERLAEAGIEPSVGSVGDSYDNALAETINGLYKAEAIHRRGPWRSFEAVEYATLEWVDWFNNRRLLAPIGNIPPAEAEERYYAMLDGTPMAA, from the exons ATGAGCAAGACGACGAACAAGTTTGCACCGGAGGTTCGTGAACGGGCGGTCCGCATGGTGCTGGATCACGAAGGCGACCATCCGTCCCGCTGGGCCGCAATCACATCCATTGCTGAGAAGTTCGGCTGTTCGGGGCACACGCTGCTGGAGTGGGTGAAGAAGGCCGAGGTGAACAGCGGCAAACGAGCTGGTGTGCCCACCGATGTGGCTGACAAGCTCAAGGCGCTGGAGCGCGAGAACCGCGAGCTGCGCCAGGCCAACGAGATCCTGCGCAAGGCATCTGCGTATT TTTGCCCAGGCGGAGCTCGACCGCCCGTTCAAGCGATGATCGCGTTCATCGACGAGTATCGCGGTGACTATGGGGTCGAGCCGATCTGCCGGGTTCTGCCGATCGCCCCATCCACCTACCATGAGCACCTGGCGCAGCGGCGCGATCCCTCGCGCTTATCGTCGCGTGCCCAGCGTGATCGGGCCCTGAAGCCAGAGGTGATGCGGGTTTTTACCGAGAACTTCGGCGTCTACGGCGTGCGCAAGGTTTGGCGACAGATGCGGCGCGAAGGCTTCGACATAGCCCGATGTACGGTGGAGCGGCTGATGCGCGAGCTGGGCTTGCAGGGCGTGATCCGCGGCAAGCCGGTGCGCACGACGATGAGCGACAAGGCCGCGCCTTGCCCGCTCGACCAGGTGAACCGGCAGTTCCACGCCCCGGCGCCGAACATGCTGTGGGTGTCGGACTTCACCTATGTCGCGACTTGGTCAGGGTTCGTCTACGTGGCCTTCGTGATCGACGTCTACGCCCGCTATATCGTGGGCTGGCGGGTAAGCAGGACGGCGCATGCCAGCTTCGTGCTGGATGCCCTGGAGCAGGCGATCCATGATCGGCGTCCTGTCCGTCGTGGTGGCCTGATCCATCACAGCGACCGCGGCAGCCAGTATGTCTCGATCAAATATACCGAGCGCCTTGCCGAAGCCGGGATCGAGCCATCGGTGGGCAGTGTAGGCGACAGCTACGACAACGCTTTGGCAGAGACGATCAACGGCCTTTACAAGGCCGAGGCGATCCACCGGCGTGGTCCGTGGCGATCCTTTGAGGCCGTCGAATACGCCACGCTGGAATGGGTGGACTGGTTCAACAACCGCCGGCTTCTCGCGCCCATCGGCAATATACCACCTGCCGAAGCCGAAGAACGCTACTACGCCATGCTGGACGGCACTCCCATGGCCGCATAA
- a CDS encoding BamA/TamA family outer membrane protein: protein MPPHMRFYAGGGGSVRGYDFQRIGPRRSNDTPTGGLSVVEANLEVRQRISGAWGMAAFIDGGSVQEDSAPGFSNLAFGAGLGVRYATAIGPIRADVALPLKKLPGDSGYGLYIGIGQAF from the coding sequence GTGCCACCGCATATGCGCTTCTATGCCGGCGGCGGCGGCTCGGTGCGCGGCTATGACTTCCAGCGCATCGGGCCGCGCCGCAGCAACGACACGCCGACCGGCGGCCTCTCGGTCGTCGAGGCCAATCTGGAGGTGCGGCAGCGCATCTCGGGCGCCTGGGGCATGGCCGCCTTCATCGATGGCGGCAGCGTGCAGGAGGACAGCGCGCCCGGCTTCAGCAACCTCGCCTTCGGCGCGGGCCTCGGCGTGCGCTACGCCACCGCCATCGGCCCGATCCGCGCCGACGTGGCCTTGCCGCTGAAGAAGCTGCCGGGCGATTCCGGCTATGGTCTCTATATCGGCATCGGGCAGGCCTTCTGA
- a CDS encoding dipeptidase, producing the protein MSRTETVLRHLDEQEAQLRQRYFELLRIPSVSAQPAHAADCRRTAEFLAAELSAIGFEARVRDTAGHPVVVAHHPGPQSGPQSGSAPHLLYYGHYDVQPAEPFELWTSPPFEPTVTSGPHGDRVVARGAVDDKGQVMTWLAALRAWHEVGGGIPVRVTALIEGEEEVGSPSLDAFLRENAAELKVADVVVVSDTNQWDFETPAISTRLRGMAYVQIDLRAASRDLHSGMYGGSARNPINLLTRILGELQDEDGRVQIPGFYDGVEPVSNAQAAQWAELGFDEARFLGDVGLSVPAGERGFGALERLWARPTCDLNGIWGGYTGDGSKTVIAAEAHAKLSCRLVGKQDPARIVAGIKEFVQSRLPKDCTADVQVFGLAAPVVVPVENRFVAAAKEVLTEEFGKAPAMIGCGGSIPVVESFKRILGLDSLLMGFGLDDDQVHSPNEKFEWRCLTRGARAQARLLGTLAG; encoded by the coding sequence ATGAGTCGGACCGAGACTGTGCTGCGACACCTGGACGAGCAGGAGGCGCAGCTCCGCCAGCGGTATTTCGAGCTCCTCCGCATTCCCAGCGTCAGCGCCCAGCCCGCCCATGCGGCCGATTGCCGCCGCACTGCCGAGTTCCTCGCCGCCGAGCTCAGCGCCATCGGCTTCGAGGCGCGGGTGCGTGACACGGCGGGCCATCCGGTGGTGGTGGCGCATCATCCGGGACCACAATCGGGGCCACAATCCGGCTCCGCGCCACACCTGCTCTATTACGGCCATTACGATGTGCAGCCGGCCGAGCCTTTCGAGCTCTGGACCAGCCCGCCCTTCGAGCCGACGGTGACCTCCGGCCCGCATGGCGACCGCGTCGTCGCGCGCGGCGCGGTGGACGACAAAGGGCAGGTGATGACCTGGCTCGCCGCGCTGCGCGCCTGGCACGAGGTCGGCGGCGGCATCCCGGTCCGTGTCACGGCGCTGATCGAGGGCGAGGAGGAGGTGGGATCGCCCAGCCTCGACGCCTTCCTGCGGGAGAACGCCGCAGAGCTGAAGGTGGCGGATGTCGTGGTGGTCAGCGACACCAACCAGTGGGATTTCGAGACCCCCGCCATCTCCACCCGGCTGCGCGGCATGGCCTATGTGCAGATCGACCTGCGCGCCGCCTCCCGCGACCTGCATTCCGGCATGTATGGCGGCTCCGCGCGGAACCCGATCAACCTGTTGACCAGGATCCTAGGCGAGTTGCAGGACGAGGACGGGCGCGTGCAGATCCCCGGCTTCTATGACGGGGTGGAGCCGGTTTCCAATGCCCAGGCGGCGCAATGGGCGGAGCTGGGCTTCGACGAGGCGCGCTTCCTCGGCGATGTCGGGCTGTCGGTGCCGGCGGGCGAGCGCGGCTTCGGCGCGCTGGAACGGCTCTGGGCCCGGCCGACCTGCGACCTGAACGGCATCTGGGGCGGCTATACCGGCGACGGCTCCAAGACGGTGATCGCGGCCGAGGCGCATGCCAAGCTCTCCTGCCGCCTCGTCGGCAAGCAGGACCCGGCGAGGATCGTGGCGGGCATCAAGGAGTTCGTGCAGTCGCGGCTGCCGAAGGACTGCACCGCCGATGTCCAGGTCTTCGGCCTCGCCGCGCCCGTGGTGGTGCCGGTGGAGAACCGCTTCGTCGCCGCCGCCAAGGAGGTCCTGACCGAGGAGTTCGGCAAGGCCCCGGCGATGATCGGCTGCGGTGGTTCCATCCCCGTGGTGGAGAGCTTCAAGCGGATCCTGGGGCTGGACTCGCTGCTGATGGGCTTCGGCCTGGATGACGACCAGGTGCACAGCCCGAACGAGAAGTTCGAGTGGCGCTGCCTGACCCGCGGCGCCCGCGCCCAGGCCCGTCTGCTCGGCACCCTGGCGGGCTGA
- a CDS encoding translocation/assembly module TamB domain-containing protein, with translation MADGVYVNVDPGATTGQPRVGVEIELTPRLRLKSSSGTDGQSAGLSYEYEY, from the coding sequence GTGGCGGACGGCGTCTATGTGAACGTCGATCCGGGGGCGACGACGGGCCAGCCGCGCGTGGGGGTGGAGATCGAGCTGACCCCGCGCCTCAGGCTCAAGAGCAGTTCCGGCACGGACGGGCAGAGCGCCGGACTGTCCTACGAATATGAATACTGA
- a CDS encoding DUF2934 domain-containing protein, producing the protein MAGNAPDDEARIRELAYFLWKDAGSPEGMAGAHWEQACRILFGQSSGGEPLELQAAAAAKAEEEAKTVAAKIRRPRVASAAAAAGVTTGSRKAAVKTEKSTKKPKAKV; encoded by the coding sequence ATGGCCGGGAACGCACCTGACGACGAAGCTCGCATCCGGGAACTCGCCTATTTCCTTTGGAAGGATGCCGGCTCCCCGGAAGGCATGGCGGGCGCGCACTGGGAGCAGGCGTGCCGGATCCTGTTCGGCCAGTCTTCCGGTGGCGAGCCGCTGGAGCTGCAGGCCGCCGCGGCCGCCAAGGCCGAGGAAGAGGCCAAGACCGTCGCCGCGAAGATCCGGCGGCCGAGGGTGGCCAGCGCCGCCGCTGCCGCAGGGGTGACGACCGGGTCCAGGAAGGCTGCGGTGAAGACGGAAAAGAGCACCAAGAAGCCCAAGGCCAAGGTATGA